A genomic stretch from Lathyrus oleraceus cultivar Zhongwan6 chromosome 2, CAAS_Psat_ZW6_1.0, whole genome shotgun sequence includes:
- the LOC127122907 gene encoding uncharacterized protein LOC127122907 — protein sequence MLIKENEKVVKPIIKLPYPPRQKKKDQHEKNFEKFLEMFKKLEINIPFSKALEKMPIYAKFMKHIISKKSSTNVDSIILTETCSVILQGMKIPMKKKDRGFVTIPCTIGDRKFKKALINLGASVSLMSLSVYKKLGPGTVQDTKMTLQFADCSVRRPYGIMEDVLVKIDKFVFPVDFVILEMHEDEEIPLILGRPFLETRWCMIDIEEGTMTLKVYDEELKIDVRNTMKF from the coding sequence ATGCTTATAAAGGAGAATGAAAAAGTTGTCAAGCCAATCATTAAACTTCCTTATCCTCCGAGACAAAAGAAGAAAGACCAACATGAGAAGAATTTCGAGAAGTTTTTAGAGATGTTTAAGAAACTCGAGATAAACATTCCATTTTCTAAAGCTCTGGAGAAAATGCCCAtatatgccaaattcatgaaacACATCATCTCCAAAAAGAGCTCCACAAATGTAGACTCGATCATCCTCACTGAAACTTGCAGTGTTATTCTTCAAGGTATGAAAATTCCTATGAAAAAGAAAGATAGGGGTTTTGTTACTATTccttgcactattggtgatagaaaattcaagaaggctctgattaATTTGGGAGCTAGTGTGAGTTTGATGTCGTTGTCCGTTTATAAAAAATTAGGCCCCGGGACCGTTCAAGATACTAAGATGACTCTTCAGTTTGCTGATTGCTCAGTTAGGCGACCTTATGGAATTATGGAAGATGTTCTGGTTAAGATAGATAAATTTGTGTTTCCAGTTGACTTTGTCATTCTTGAGATGCatgaagatgaagagatcccTCTCATATTGGGCAGACCATTCTTAGAAACAAGATGGTGTATGATAGACATAGAGGAAGGAACAATGACcctcaaagtctatgatgaagAATTGAAAATTGATGTTCGGAACACTATGAAGTTCTAA